The following proteins are co-located in the Malus sylvestris chromosome 13, drMalSylv7.2, whole genome shotgun sequence genome:
- the LOC126596162 gene encoding 7-hydroxymethyl chlorophyll a reductase, chloroplastic, with product MCSVIAKLPSLPLSLSIVSSSSSSSKDGKTNSKSVKLREDWRQRSRAIPPGGTYPAKDHCSRCGLCDTYYIAHVKEACAFLGDGMSKIEGLEPVVHGRGRKPGSSDEMYLGVYEELLYARKVKPVEGAQWTGIVTTIAIEMLKSGMVEAVICVQSDPNDRFTPRPVLARTPEEVLAARGVKPTLSPNLNTLALVEAAGVKKLLFCGVGCQVQALRSVEHHLNLDKLYVLGTNCVDNGTREGLDKFLKAASSEPETVLHYEFMQDYKVHLKHLDGHIEEVPYFSLPANDLVDVIAPSCYSCFDYTNGLADLVVGYMGVPKYSGISMTQHPQYVTVRNERGREMLSLIKKHLAITPTTSSGTRRPFTMETVKADDTAKMGKGPEPAPKFVGNVIAFLLNLIGPKGLEFARYSLDYHTIRNYLYVNRTWGKQRADQHMPSYAKKIVDSYNKNGEIDRILSTKPK from the exons atgTGTTCTGTCATTGCCAAGCTCCCTTCGCTTCCACTCTCCCTCTCCATCgtctcctcatcttcttcttcctccaagg ATGGGAAAACCAACTCAAAGTCGGTGAAGCTGAGAGAGGACTGGCGGCAACGCTCCAGGGCCATCCCACCCGGCGGCACTTACCCGGCTAAAGACCACTGCAG TCGTTGCGGGTTGTGTGACACATATTACATTGCCCATGTCAAGGAAGCTTGTGCTTTCTTAGGAGATGGAATGTCTAAGATTGAA GGTTTGGAACCTGTAGTTCATGGTAGAGGGAGGAAACCGGGTTCCTCAGATGAAATGTACTTGGGTGTCTATGAAGAGCTCTTGTATGCTCGTAAAGTAAAGCCTGTCGAAG GAGCTCAGTGGACAGGAATAGTAACAACTATTGCAATCGAAATGCTGAAATCAGGCATGGTGGAGGCCGTCATTTGTGTACAGAG TGACCCAAACGACAGATTTACTCCTCGACCTGTATTAGCAAG GACACCAGAGGAAGTTCTAGCTGCTAGAGGTGTCAAGCCGACATTATCTCCTAATCTGAATACCCTTGCCCTAGTTGAG GCTGCAGGTGTAAAAAAGCTTCTATTCTGTGGTGTGGGTTGCCAGGTGCAAG CATTACGATCTGTGGAGCACCACTTAAATTTGGACAAGCTCTACGTGCTAGGAACAAATTGCG TGGACAACGGGACTCGAGAAGGCCTTGATAAGTTTCTGAAGGCTGCGAGTAGTGAACCAGAGACAGTTCTTCATTACGAGTTTATGCAAGATTACAAG GTTCACTTGAAGCATTTGGATGGTCATATTGAAGAg GTTCCTTATTTTTCTCTGCCAGCAAATGACTTAGTTGATGTAATTGCTCCTTCTTGTTATAG CTGTTTTGACTATACAAATGGTTTAGCG GATTTAGTTGTTGGATACATGGGGGTGCCGAAATATTCTGGAATCAGCATGACCCAACATCCACAGTATGTTACGGTAAG AAATGAACGTGGAAGAGAGATGCTCAGTCTGATTAAAAAGCATTTGGCGATCACTCCAACAACTAGTAGT GGTACTCGCCGACCATTTACCATGGAGACTGTTAAGGCTGATGATACTGCTAAGATGG GAAAAGGTCCTGAGCCTGCACCAAAGTTTGTCGGCAATGTGATCGCTTTCTTGTTAAACTTG ATTGGCCCAAAAGGTTTGGAATTTGCTCGTTATTCGCTCGATTACCATACCATCCGGAACTACCTATATGTAAACCGAACATGGGGAAAACAAAG AGCTGATCAGCATATGCCTTCATATGCAAAGAAGATTGTCGATTCCTACAACAAGAATGGTGAAATCGATCGGATTCTTTCCACCAAGCCCAAGTGA